In the genome of Piliocolobus tephrosceles isolate RC106 chromosome 20, ASM277652v3, whole genome shotgun sequence, one region contains:
- the MYL9 gene encoding myosin regulatory light polypeptide 9: MSSKRAKAKTTKKRPQRATSNVFAMFDQSQIQEFKEAFNMIDQNRDGFIDKEDLHDMLASLGKNPTDEYLEGMMSEAPGPINFTMFLTMFGEKLNGTDPEDVIRNAFACFDEEASGFIHEDHLRELLTTMGDRFTDEEVDEMYREAPIDKKGNFNYVEFTRILKHGAKDKDD; the protein is encoded by the exons ATGTCCAGCAAGCGGGCCAAAGCCAAGACCACCAAGAAGCGGCCACAGCGGGCCACATCCAATGTCTTCGCAATGTTTGACCAGTCCCAGATCCAGGAGTTTAAGGAGGCTTTCAACATGATTGACCAGAACCGTGATGGCTTCATTGACAAGGAGGATCTGCACGACATGCTGGCCTCGCTGG GGAAGAACCCCACAGACGAATACCTGGAGGGCATGATGAGCGAGGCCCCGGGGCCCATCAACTTCACCATGTTCCTCACCATGTTTGGGGAGAAGCTGAACGGCACGGACCCCGAGGATGTGATTCGCAACGCTTTTGCCTGCTTCGACGAGGAAGCCTCAG gtTTCATCCATGAGGACCACCTCCGGGAGCTGCTCACTACCATGGGTGACCGCTTCACGGACGAGGAAGTGGATGAGATGTACCGGGAGGCGCCCATTGATAAGAAAGGAAACTTCAACTATGTGGAGTTCACCCGCATCCTCAAACATGGCGCCAAGGATAAAGATGACTAG